One window from the genome of Gloeocapsopsis sp. IPPAS B-1203 encodes:
- a CDS encoding glycosyltransferase family 4 protein has protein sequence MAKLLRIALISPIAGRTGPDSGSSIEQIVSLLTEELMRRGHKVTLFATGDSQASAPLHAVYARGYKDDPMLWNNYEFHEVVHVAAAFERAQEFDIIHSHAYHYALPFTRLVPTPIVHTYHINPNSDILRSYTQYPEAQVVAVSRYHRSKFKSLANVPVIYNGIDTAAFPFHPQQGDYLVFLGHLNAQKGAVEAIKVAQKVGMRLIMAGQGQGEYFETEVVPLINKQIEYIGPVGVEKRNELLAGAAALLFPINYSEAFGMVLIEAMACGTPVLASDRCAVSEIVEFGVTGYYATDVDSLAACIPDVLALDRTRVRQAVVARFDYQRMVDEYEALYYKLLEARQ, from the coding sequence GTGGCTAAACTGTTGCGGATTGCCTTAATCTCCCCAATTGCCGGTCGAACGGGGCCCGATAGTGGTAGTTCGATTGAACAAATTGTGTCGCTACTCACCGAAGAATTAATGCGTCGCGGACACAAAGTTACGCTGTTTGCTACAGGTGATTCACAAGCATCTGCGCCGTTACACGCAGTTTATGCACGCGGCTATAAAGATGACCCGATGTTATGGAATAACTATGAATTTCACGAAGTTGTCCACGTCGCGGCGGCGTTTGAACGTGCCCAAGAATTCGATATTATCCACAGCCACGCTTATCATTACGCGCTACCATTTACCCGTCTAGTTCCTACGCCGATTGTTCACACGTACCACATTAATCCTAATTCTGATATTCTCCGCAGCTATACACAGTACCCAGAAGCCCAAGTTGTCGCAGTTTCGCGCTATCATCGCAGCAAGTTTAAGTCACTTGCCAACGTACCTGTGATTTATAACGGTATTGATACTGCCGCATTTCCATTTCATCCTCAGCAGGGCGATTATCTTGTGTTTCTAGGGCATCTTAACGCGCAAAAAGGTGCGGTTGAAGCGATTAAAGTTGCACAAAAAGTCGGTATGCGGCTGATTATGGCAGGGCAGGGACAAGGTGAGTATTTTGAAACTGAAGTCGTGCCTTTGATTAACAAGCAAATCGAATACATTGGACCTGTGGGCGTCGAAAAACGTAACGAATTACTCGCGGGTGCAGCAGCGTTACTATTTCCGATCAACTACTCTGAAGCTTTCGGGATGGTGTTAATTGAAGCCATGGCATGTGGTACGCCCGTCTTAGCAAGCGATCGCTGTGCAGTTTCTGAAATTGTTGAGTTTGGTGTAACTGGTTATTACGCTACTGATGTAGATTCACTTGCAGCCTGTATCCCCGATGTCTTAGCACTCGATCGCACTCGCGTACGTCAAGCCGTTGTCGCCCGTTTTGACTATCAGCGTATGGTCGATGAATATGAAGCACTTTATTACAAATTGCTGGAGGCGCGGCAATGA
- a CDS encoding phosphotransferase, giving the protein MTLDLVEGQSTVAEVLEQGLGEYLRQPMQIQQMTSTALDNYSTHPIYRLKITLNQGQKISVIFKQLQQDVRQGREVLLYQKLLAEQRFGAPQLYAGLCDRTTQRYWLFLEDVGEWKLEYYEIAEWLVAFRWMAQLHATYYDRVAELRSLDCLGEHNVDFYYYLLQTARESLKKKADAHLLTRFDRLTVRFDELIAFLICQPQTLLHGDVSCHNIIVQPDVGIRPIDWEWASIGIAAWDVVRLLSGWGKHKPYLLKAYLDELTQYIAIDRQTFNQTLAYCDILKTLWYLRWWIKPFQKPTFVENALDKVENLWHELD; this is encoded by the coding sequence ATGACATTAGACTTGGTTGAGGGGCAATCCACAGTTGCGGAAGTACTGGAGCAAGGCTTGGGCGAATATTTGAGGCAGCCTATGCAAATTCAACAGATGACTTCCACAGCGTTAGATAACTACAGTACGCATCCTATTTATCGTTTAAAAATAACACTGAACCAAGGTCAAAAGATATCTGTAATCTTCAAGCAACTGCAGCAGGATGTTCGTCAAGGACGTGAGGTGCTACTTTATCAAAAATTACTTGCAGAACAACGTTTTGGGGCACCACAGTTATATGCTGGTTTGTGCGATCGCACGACACAACGCTACTGGCTATTTCTCGAAGATGTCGGTGAGTGGAAACTCGAATACTATGAGATAGCTGAATGGTTAGTAGCTTTCCGCTGGATGGCGCAGTTACACGCAACTTATTACGATCGAGTAGCCGAGTTGCGATCGCTCGATTGTCTAGGCGAACATAACGTAGATTTCTATTACTATCTTCTACAAACTGCCCGCGAGAGTCTCAAAAAAAAAGCCGATGCGCATCTACTTACACGCTTTGATCGGCTGACGGTGCGATTTGACGAATTAATTGCATTCTTGATTTGCCAACCACAAACATTACTCCACGGCGATGTGTCTTGTCACAACATTATTGTTCAACCTGATGTAGGTATTCGACCAATTGATTGGGAATGGGCGTCAATTGGCATTGCTGCATGGGATGTCGTCCGGTTACTTTCAGGATGGGGCAAACATAAACCATATCTCCTCAAGGCTTACCTCGATGAATTGACGCAATATATTGCAATTGATCGACAAACGTTTAACCAAACGCTGGCTTATTGCGACATCCTGAAAACGCTGTGGTATCTCCGTTGGTGGATCAAACCATTTCAAAAACCTACTTTTGTTGAAAATGCACTCGATAAAGTAGAAAACCTCTGGCACGAATTGGATTAG
- a CDS encoding ABC transporter ATP-binding protein, with amino-acid sequence MQKPYTNRILYKRVFQEAWSFRWHLAVLLLLSLLSTPFTLLTPLPLTIIVDTVLGSRPLPGFLQVILPAGVQSSNEAILIFAIFLSIAVVVLGKLRGLVTSVLQTYVGEKLVLNFRVRLFSHAQRLSLAYHDAKGTYETNYRVQHDAPALQWIAIDGVIPFITSSVTLIGMVYVTALIHLQLALIAIAISPLLYWLSRLYGQRLRKQWRGAKKLESAAFSVVQEVLTAVRVVKAFGQEDREQARFIRHARESLWAKIRLTFVEGGLGVFVALATAVGTAAVLYFGVRLVQNGELSLGNLLLVLGYLSQLYKPLESMSKRVASLQGSLAGAERAFALLDEPPDVIEKRHGKRLHRAKGAVTFENVSFGYDATSQILHHISFRLRPGTRLGIAGTTGAGKTTLVSLLTRFYDPTDGRILLDGVDLRDYKLRDLRSQFAIVLQEPMLFSTSIAENISYARCDASYDDIIAAAKAANAHDFIMKMPQGYDTKVGERGMRLSGGERQRISLARAFLKDAPILILDEPTSSVDVKTEAAIMEAMERLMHGRTTLMIAHRLSTLEHCDARLVLEHGRVVKMTTNDDEAVGLSA; translated from the coding sequence GTGCAAAAGCCATATACCAACAGAATACTTTACAAAAGAGTATTTCAAGAGGCTTGGTCTTTTCGCTGGCACTTGGCAGTTTTGTTGCTTTTGAGCTTGTTGTCAACACCATTTACACTTCTTACTCCACTACCACTCACAATTATTGTTGATACAGTACTCGGATCGCGACCGTTGCCAGGTTTCTTGCAAGTAATCCTCCCAGCAGGTGTACAAAGCTCGAATGAGGCAATTCTCATCTTTGCGATCTTCTTGTCGATCGCTGTTGTTGTTCTCGGTAAGCTGCGTGGACTTGTGACTTCGGTGCTGCAAACTTATGTTGGTGAAAAATTAGTTTTAAACTTTCGCGTCAGGTTGTTTAGCCACGCCCAGCGTCTATCACTGGCATATCACGATGCCAAGGGAACCTATGAAACAAACTATCGCGTACAACACGATGCACCTGCTTTGCAGTGGATTGCCATTGATGGTGTGATTCCCTTTATCACTTCATCTGTCACGTTGATCGGGATGGTGTATGTTACAGCGTTGATTCATCTTCAACTAGCGTTGATTGCGATCGCAATTTCACCACTACTCTACTGGCTATCGCGACTCTATGGGCAACGGTTACGCAAACAATGGCGTGGTGCAAAAAAGCTCGAAAGCGCGGCATTTTCTGTTGTGCAAGAGGTCTTAACTGCGGTGCGCGTTGTTAAAGCATTTGGTCAAGAAGATCGCGAACAAGCACGTTTTATTCGCCATGCGCGTGAAAGCTTGTGGGCAAAAATTCGCCTGACATTTGTCGAAGGTGGTTTAGGTGTATTCGTAGCACTTGCTACGGCAGTTGGTACTGCTGCGGTACTTTATTTCGGTGTGCGACTCGTACAAAACGGAGAATTATCATTAGGCAACTTGCTATTAGTCTTAGGGTATCTATCGCAGTTGTATAAGCCGTTGGAATCAATGAGTAAGCGCGTTGCAAGTTTGCAAGGTTCTCTCGCGGGTGCTGAACGTGCTTTTGCGCTACTGGACGAACCCCCTGATGTGATTGAAAAACGACATGGTAAACGATTACACCGTGCTAAAGGTGCAGTGACTTTTGAGAATGTATCGTTCGGTTACGATGCCACAAGTCAGATTCTCCACCACATCTCTTTTCGACTGCGCCCTGGGACTCGGTTAGGTATTGCAGGGACAACAGGCGCGGGTAAAACAACACTCGTCAGTTTGTTGACGCGGTTTTATGATCCAACTGATGGTCGAATTCTACTTGATGGTGTCGATCTGCGCGATTACAAGTTACGCGATTTGCGTTCTCAGTTTGCGATCGTGTTGCAAGAACCGATGCTTTTTTCCACCAGTATTGCAGAAAACATTAGCTATGCTCGTTGCGATGCAAGTTACGACGACATCATTGCCGCAGCCAAAGCCGCAAATGCTCACGATTTTATTATGAAGATGCCCCAGGGTTATGACACAAAAGTTGGCGAACGGGGAATGCGACTTTCTGGTGGGGAACGTCAGCGAATTTCGCTGGCACGGGCATTTTTGAAGGATGCACCAATTTTAATTCTGGACGAACCGACAAGTTCAGTTGATGTCAAGACAGAAGCCGCAATTATGGAAGCAATGGAACGATTGATGCACGGGCGCACGACTTTAATGATTGCGCATCGACTGAGTACGCTGGAACACTGCGATGCTCGACTCGTACTTGAGCATGGCAGAGTAGTAAAAATGACAACCAATGATGATGAAGCAGTGGGATTGTCAGCTTAG